One genomic window of Uranotaenia lowii strain MFRU-FL unplaced genomic scaffold, ASM2978415v1 HiC_scaffold_598, whole genome shotgun sequence includes the following:
- the LOC129760390 gene encoding transcription factor cwo codes for MNSCLADLSRLIPQQYMRKGRGRVEKTEIIEMAIRHLKNLQNQECIRESSCTEQYRLGYNDCLTEAAKFMLRERGEEMCYRMAAHLKDHCNELMKGEIMKSRCASEVPNGGSPAYLHHGPLSQLRDMLSCPSDIEQSSNDHHDIKDLSCRSSGNSSNPPQAAVITSTAPISVQHLDTSSNHSTMDYEGSSPSRISNGSTNGQLHHIPQDTNNNINAQHESVLRTIRMRKFSENSPEHDHSHNSYKFKNYIQQRFSHENGNENGHISEVAHSPSSLHEDHSLADLPQPSGVLVKPLTNGLSSKGSLMNGTDEPLSLKRKVACIDQQQNSPPHHRGDPDLSDLDPKQHTKNALTEIKTEHGAPLKSAFASYMVPIFACHTQGFYIPLNVSYEMLLPYLNGIDLFCKAAYRQMPPLHPISISVNYAPIGLVKAAVNGMNTVPGKVNLVDTMVGGC; via the exons ATGAACTCCTGCCTGGCCGACCTGTCCCGGCTGATTCCGCAGCAGTACATGCGCAAGGGACGTGGCCGGGTCGAGAAAACCGAAATCATCGAGATGGCTATCCGACACCTGAAGAACCTCCAGAACCAGGAATGCATTCGAGAGTCCTCTTGTACGGAACAGTACCGGCTCGGGTACAACGATTGTCTCACGGAGGCCGCCAAATTTATGTTACGGGAGCGGGGCGAGGAAATGTGCTACCGCATGGCCGCACATCTGAAGGATCACTGCAACGAACTTATGAAGG GTGAAATTATGAAGAGTCGCTGTGCTTCAGAGGTGCCAAACGGTGGAAGTCCAGCATACTTGCATCACGGTCCACTATCCCAGCTCAGGGATATGCTGTCCTGCCCGTCAGATATCGAGCAAAGTAGTAATGACCATCACGACATTAAGGACTTGAGCTGCCGAAGTTCTGGCAACAGTAGCAACCCACCGCAAGCCGCAGTGATTACTTCGACAGCACCCATCAGTGTACAACATCTGGACACGTCCAGCAATCACTCGACGATGGACTATGAAGGATCGTCACCCTCTCGCATTTCCAATGGTTCAACTAACGGTCAATTGCATCACATCCCCCAGGacaccaacaacaacatcaatgCCCAGCACGAGAGCGTACTGCGAACGATTCGGATGAGGAAGTTCTCCGAAAATTCCCCTGAACACGATCACAGCCACAACAGTTACAAATTCAAGAACTACATTCAGCAACGTTTCTCGCACGAGAATGGTAACGAAAATGGTCATATTTCGGAAGTGGCACACAGTCCCTCGTCGCTGCATGAAGATCACTCATTGGCCGATCTTCCGCAACCTTCGGGAGTTCTGGTCAAACCACTTACCAATGGTTTGAGCAGCAAGGGTTCTCTCATGAACGGCACTGATGAACCACTTTCGCTGAAACGGAAAGTCGCCTGTATAGATCAGCAACAGAATTCCCCTCCTCATCATCGGGGGGATCCGGATCTCAGCGATCTGGACCCGAAGCAGCACACGAAGAACGCTCTCACGGAAATCAAAACCGAGCACGGCGCTCCCCTGAAGTCGGCCTTCGCGTCCTACATGGTTCCGATTTTTGCCTGTCACACACAGGGTTTCTATATTCCGCTGAACGTCAGCTACGAAATGTTACTGCCATACTTGAACGGGATCGATCTGTTCTGCAAAGCGGCCTACCGCCAGATGCCCCCACTGCACCCGATCAGTATCAGCGTCAACTACGCCCCGATCGGATTGGTGAAGGCGGCGGTCAACGGAATGAACACCGTTCCCGGCAAGGTCAATCTAGTCGATACGATGGTAGGCGGTTGCTAA